The Candidatus Schekmanbacteria bacterium genome includes the window ACCGTATGGAAAGCATAATTAGAGAATATGCAAAGAATTCTACGGTCTAATTTTCACAAATAATATAAAAATCAGTTTTTTCCCTTCACCAATTATTAATACTTGCATTGTATCTTCAGTTTGTTGTAGAAATCATTACAAAATCAATGAAATAGTCATATGGAGATTTCTTTATGAAAAGTAGAGAAGTAAAAGATGGAATAGAGAGAGCGCCTCATAGAGCGCTTTTTCATGCAACAGGAGTTAGAAAAAGCGATTTTAAAAAGCCCTTTATTGGTATTGTATCAAGTTTTACTGATTTGATTCCCGGCCATATAGGAATGCGTGACCTAGAACGATTTGTAGAGAAAGGAGTCCATTCGGCAGGAGGCTACCCTTTTATTTTTTGCGTACCAGGCATTTGCGATGGCATTGCTATGGGGCATAAAGGAATGAGTTATTCACTACCTTCGAGAGAGTTGATTGCAGATATAATTGAGTCAGTTACTTTAGCCCACAGTTTAGATGGCCTCGTTATGATTACAAATTGTGATAAGATTACCCCTGGTATGCTAATGGCGGCAGCAAGGCTCGATGTGCCTTCAATTGTTTTGACTGCAGGACCTATGATCACAGGGAGACTCGAGAAAAAGAAGCTTTCCTTGGTAAGAGATACTTTTGAAGGTGTTGGAAGATGCAAAAGCGGAGAAATATCTTTGGGAAAACTTGGCGAGCTTGAAATGGAAGCATGTCCCGGACCTGGCTCTTGTCAAGGGCTTTATACAGCTAATACAATGGCTTGCCTCACAGAAGCTATGGGTATGTCATTAAGCGGATGTGCAACAGGTCTTGCAGGATTGTCAAAAAAGAGAAGAATCGCCTTAGATTCAGGAGAAAGGATTGTTAAACTGATAAAGGATAAAATTACACCAAGAAAAATTCTAAATATCAATGCTTTTAGAAATGCAATCATAGTTGATTTGGCTCTTGGCGGATCAACAAATACAACTCTGCATTTGCCTGCTATTGCTTATGAAGCAGGTGTAAATTTGAAGCTTGAGGAATTTG containing:
- the ilvD gene encoding dihydroxy-acid dehydratase — encoded protein: MKSREVKDGIERAPHRALFHATGVRKSDFKKPFIGIVSSFTDLIPGHIGMRDLERFVEKGVHSAGGYPFIFCVPGICDGIAMGHKGMSYSLPSRELIADIIESVTLAHSLDGLVMITNCDKITPGMLMAAARLDVPSIVLTAGPMITGRLEKKKLSLVRDTFEGVGRCKSGEISLGKLGELEMEACPGPGSCQGLYTANTMACLTEAMGMSLSGCATGLAGLSKKRRIALDSGERIVKLIKDKITPRKILNINAFRNAIIVDLALGGSTNTTLHLPAIAYEAGVNLKLEEFDKLSKKIPHITLLEPAGNHYMEDLEYAGGIPAVLHTLKDKLYDNITVSGRSIKAIAKSAKVYDRDVIRPLSKAYHTEGGLAVLKGTLAPDGAVVKQGAVVESMLKFKGKAKVFDSEEEAIKAITGQKIKAGDVVVIRYEGPRGGPGMREMLLPTAALIGIGLGDKVALVTDGRFSGGTRGPCIGHISPEAASGGPIAAVKNGDIISIDIPNRKIDLLISKGELKKRLSKIKHPKAKITEGYLARYASFVQSANTGAIVKKI